In Megalops cyprinoides isolate fMegCyp1 chromosome 8, fMegCyp1.pri, whole genome shotgun sequence, the genomic stretch AAAATTCACACCCATACTAGGGTataagattaaaaaacaaattacgTAAAATTTAGCTCGaaactattaaaataaacaatataagtcgcaggttgggatcacaatatataatctGGAAATCAATGATAAGCtataaatcactagaagtactttaaaagtgtgttttaaaaaatgtctatgactaaaatgaatggggaattttaCTCCAACACCAGTGTGACGTAGCCACCTCGGTACTCTTTTGTTAAAATGGGCCTCACCCATTTAGCTACCGCACCACATGCACTCAGAATCAGTAAAAAAGACATTCTAAATCTCTTGGCTATATCCAGTCCTACTGGGCATTCAATGTGGTGGCTATACCAAAAATTCTACACCTCTGTATTCCCCAAAACAGTGTTAATGTCACTGccaaaaagcaatgcaaataaaatgtacactgCACTCTGCAAATGCAGTCAGACAAAGCACCTCAGTCCTTGCTTTTGAGATAACAGTGGTTGGTTCCTTACCCGCAGTTATTGACAGCCATTAGGTTGGACACCAACACAAAAGGATAGGTGAGCATACTGGCAAAGaactggaaaacaaagacaaagacacaagAACTGATTAGAATAACATTCACATCACCACAATGATACTAAGGCAAAGAGGACCTCTTTGAAGCCAGCAAAATGAGCACTTACCCCGGTTACAGCTTGGGAGCAGTTCTTGATTTCACCCATGTGATTCATCTAAGtacagaaaaaggaaattttCTTCCATGTACAGGAAATTCACTTCAGTGCGCTATGAAAATAGGACTATATCAAGATCCAGATTATCATCTATTACAATCAGGAAAGAACACTGGATAAGAAATGTAGAGTGCACCGCTCAAATTACATCTACTTAAGCATCTGGCTGGGATTCTGACACTCTCATTAAAGTAGCTTTGACGTCACCCTCAAAATCTTAATTCACATAAGGACAGAGGATGAATGGAACTCTTATCATACTCCATGAATCACACATATGGTCAATTCAAGAAATCTTTCATATTAAAATTTAGAATTATCTTTGCTCGCTTGAAGTTAAACTCTTCAATGAGTGATGCATCAGGCAGCATGACCACATCCAGCATATGATTTTATTTGAGCTGTCTCTATATCAAGGATGGTTCAATAAAGTTACTTACAGTGTCATCTATGGCGTAGGTGTTGATGAGGTGGGCAAGCATGTTGCAGatccacagagacagcacatcTCCGAGGAGACGAGGGATCAGCCCACTATTGAAAGTATTGGAAAGACACTGATCAGTCAAATTAGGCACTGGCCTTCCTTTTCAGACAGCCAAATGTGCTTGACCAAGAGTGTTTAATATAATAGTGTATTGGGGTTATTGAGCAGCTACAATCTCTACTCTCACCTTTGGAGCAGTCTGAAGTAattttacatgcacatacattcacactTTCTTGCCTCTGTAAAGTGCTAATATAACAATTTAACAGAACCCCTAAGTACAGTTTCAAAGCAATTAATTACACTAATTactaatttcattcatttgattttggTCAATGCTTAAGTGGCTGTGTTACTCATTTAATGGCTGATTCCATCTGTGTTCAGCTGTAGGGTATCTCCCACTGttatacacaaacaaaactggaaATTTGCAGGTTTAAAAGTGTACAGTGAAATTCATTCACGACAAAGATTTTATAAAAAGATTTTATAAAAAGAGTCTTTCCTAACTTTCTGACTCATTCTGGACTATATTTGCCTATCTCACATCTTAGACCTCAGCCCTGAAAGATGGGAAGCCTACTAAATCACTCAGAAATGTCACATTCATTGTGATTAATACATACGCAAAGAATCCCAGAATTCCTTCTTCCTTGTAGATTGTGACGATAGAATCAATCACTCcactgtgaaaagaaaacattatatttatctgcactgcacacaaacatagTATTCCTTAATATCATGTCACCTTGACAAACTATtaaattactggaaaaaaatgtgatctgcacattattggcattatcAAAATTACAGCATACTGATTTTAATTCCAGATGGTATTCTGTATGGATTATTGAAGACAAAGATAACTTTCTTGGGTTTGTATCAGTGTCTGGAATAACAAATCTTTTCAAAGGATGATTGACAAAGCAAGCTTCAGCCATCAACTTGTCAAACTTTCAAATTCTGAGGCATTACGTTAATATTTTTCCTCTCTAACttgcttaattatttatttaattatttaaaaaaacatgtcccATTGCTGACATGTCTTCAGACATTTCCACTGACCCAATCTTAGCAATGGGCCAGTTATACATGCAATAAATCAGACCTGTTTTCATCAGCATCCCCACATCTGTGCACAAAACAGCTTATTTTACCAGCTAGTGTAAAGGAGAACTACTATTTACATGAGGTATCAGCTCTTAATCTCTGGTTTGAGCAGCCATGTCAAAGTGAAATCCAGGCACAGTTTGAATACTTGTGCCAAAATATCAGAGACATGTGCCATAAGATGGGGATGAGCAGGATGGCAGGTGCCAAGCTTGTTTacttacaaaacaaacatgatgCTGGCAGGTGCAGGCAGTACTAAAGCTCTTAGGATGTTCAAGGGTCCGAAGGTAAGACCCGGTAAACCGAAATACAAACTGCCTAATACAGGAAGGCGTGGCTGTGGAAATGTGTCTTGCAGATAAGGGCAGCTACGACATCCACAAACAAATTAGATTAATAATGCTTTTGTTAGGTCAAATTAAGATAGGGCACAAGTACTTACCAGTATTTGGTTTCCCTACCAATAAACTGGACCATACATCTCAAAGTGATCactgagaagaaaagaaaaaaaaaaaattactttacaCACTGGAATTTTTCCAGACTTTCATTACCCTGATTGTACCACTGAgttacacagccacacaaacacacacacttaaatggTGTGATGgtgtaaatggacaaaataCAGTGGAGAGCTTTGTTCTCAATGATTTTCTACAAATCACTGACAATCtggcaaatgcaaatgtaaaaagcaatgcaaaagtgaTCCCCTATCATGTTAAATCAACCTCAAACCTCAAAACAACGCAATGTTTTGCTAACTCTTTAGTTCAAACCAAAGGTGTCCGTTTCTCTAACCGGCAACGAGGATAGTAACAAGAATTTCAAGAGTGGCAGTGTGGTTACCATGGAAAGGGTGTGTGACAATCGTGGCACAGGAGCGTGCTATCATCTCTTTGGTAGTCTGCGataagggggagagagagagcaggaaccCAACTGAGACGCAAACCCAATTCACATCTTACCTACAACTTTTGTTAAAGTTTGTGCCCATACAGACACTACCCTTCTGCACAATCAAATGAGAAACTTCATCACCCCTTAGCTTACAGGCATAAGAAATACACAGGTAGCACACTGATATCTGTGCAAAACCTCAACATGTAATGAAAGTAAGCTGTAATCTAAAATTATCTTTTAGATTGAAGTCATTTTCACAATGTGACAGAATGAATTTTGACTCAACATACCTGAATAACATATATGTCACACCTATGCCATTTGTATAGCACATTTGTGTAAGTATCTAAGGATATTTCCATGTTAATTACATGAAACATTCCTATCCACATCTGTACTGACTGAAGAGGACTTAAAACAGTTCAAATAGTGTACACAGATTCATGTTCCTTTTATGAACATTTTCCTTACCTCATTCACTACATGCTGCAGGGAACCTTCTCCTTTTTCactacttcctgtttcctgaaaaaaagggaaaaaagtcacCTCCATGCGCTCCTTCAGTAATGCAACAATGCACTGCAATTCTACTGTTGATCTAGGAACTTACTAGATGGAGCATTTGTTGCCACAAACAGACGTGTGAAACAGTAGACCTCTGTAAAGACCTTCAGTTCAATTGAGGTAGCTGTCTCTCGAAAACTTCTTACAAGCAAAGACTTACTTACAATGGCTTAAATTGAACATGGTGATGTCAACTGGATTTCCTGTTGCTTTCAACAAAGCAATGCTACCATATGGAGTCACAAAGCCAGGTAGAGAGATGCACAGACAGGTCGACAGAGCGTCACAGAAATGGGGACTGACTGACGGAACAAAACTGCAACTGGCAAACAGACAGTGACAAATGAATCCTCTACCTcatctcttcctcctttctGACATCTCTGCAAAACATGGAAAGATTAACAGTGTGAGATTCAAACCTACATGAAGGTTATTCAAGTCCCTACCAACTAACATTCACAAGCTGGCAGGCAGCGACTGATATATCAGGAGTGTCTTTCAACCCAGTAGGGGCTGGAGCAGGGCAATGGTCCTCAACCCTGGTCCTGTGGGCCCACTGTGTACTTTTCTTTTCACTCCAAaggttttctttcattctcaAAGGTTTAGTTAAGCTCTTAATCGATCTAAATCTTAATCTATATGCTATGAAATACTTGCAAAAGAAACTTGTTGGTAAGAGACATGTTTCTGCTATTATGAAGGTAAAGTTGGTTGTTCAACATATTTTCGTTAATATATTTTCCCTTTGAACAATGCAATATAGCTGTTACTCTAAATCATAATTACCTGTTGAATTACCTGGTTTAGATCCCACTGAAGAGCTACACTTGAGCTTAATTTCTTTTATATTACTCATATAGCAGGGATGTTAAATCAAAGTCAGTATTCAACAAACAGCTCAGCAGCTTATTGGGGACTcgaacacaaaaaacagctaaaaagctgataaaagtaaataatgtttattattactttatttactttgtgTTCTCTTTCGGAATGTATTTCATGAACTGCCTGAAAAATGACGACTGCATCTTCATTCTGATTCAAAGGCAGTGGCTTACAGTGCCATCTTCTTGCTTTAGTttgcacataaataaaataactcaGACCAATTGTCATATTTTAACACCCATTCCATCATTTGTTCTAACAGAACAAAGAGTCATATCATATCAAAAGTGTGGTGCCCAACTTCTGCCTTTTGGCTGGGTTATAATGCTTTCAGCGCTTAAAATCTGTAAGTAGCCAAAAGGGTCATCTCATGCCAAGTGTACAAAGTTTGTATAAAGTACAAAGTCAATTTGTCTCacattacactgaaaaaaatcacttggaCAGAAATGAATCAATTTACGCTCAGTTTTACTCTGACTAACCGTATCGTCACACTGCGAGCGGCAAGAGCATCAGAATTTgctctggctgccctgccaaTCACGCTGTCGAAGAAGTGGACGCGCTTACGTAGATGAAATAGGCGGCTACAACTTTGTTCAGAATGCTTGGTCttgcaaatgttatttaaaggggccgcaaagcaaacaaacgtgTTGAACGGTAACTTTGTGCCGACTGACCACAAGGGTGTAAGTTAACctcatgaaatcttttaaatgtgaaggtaagAAATAGATTGATGTaggacagaaatgaacaattataattacacatTTGGTAACCAAGTAAATTAGcctaattaaaagccatttgtgtggtgtgacttttgtgttGATGCTAAGTGCgaagtcaaatttcaacatgcatttttatagGACATGTTTACTAGCCTTGgtctttaattaacattaatgttaatttgtgtgtagcctacattaaagtaaatgtttGGTGAGAACAAAAGTTTACACGGCTGTGTTCTCTAGAATTCTCTAGAGCGGAGCACAACCAATTCCGATTGGTTGCTGCCGAACCGCGtcatagctcattaccataaagttcCCCGGtcttcaactttattctgacgCCCACACCACCCAAGACATACTGCCAACAGTCACGTCACTGCTCGCTGCCGAGAGACGCTGGCTCACAtagaaatgaatgacttccggtcggtaataataaaaataaaaatgcacggtaataataaaaataagttctccaaaaagaaaaaatatatggaGTCCCAAGCTTATATCTGAGAGGTTCGCATAAAACTTTTATTAACTTCAGTTCCACACTTCACCTTGTTAGGGGTGTGAatctttaaatttaaaatgcaaaaaataccTCAGGGACCAGTCTTCAGAATACTATTAAAgccttctctcctctctaaAGTTCCATTTAGTGAATGCACtggatttcatcatttcagatttaaaaattacatgGGGCTCACCAAATTGCCACTTGCCTGCCAATTTGGCACAACACGGGAATTTATCTAAATAACAATGTTAAAAGTTATGCATCCAGTGGCACTGGACTCGAGCTGATGGGttttaaatttgcttttttgttcAGTCAAGCATGAAGATGGTCACCTGCGTAGAGATTAAAGAACTAAACAGGGCTTCCCAAACTAGCATTGttcttccttttattttataGAATGACTTCAGTCAAGTGGTTAGAACAGCCTTTGACCAAATGGGAAATGTTAAGCACTTAGATATCAAGTAAGTCCAAATAttggctcctgagtggctcagtcggtaaatgtgtttgttttaagcaCAGTCTGAGCCCTTTGGCACACATTCCATACCatctgtgtcatcagccaataaTAACCAGGTACCTACAGCAATGGAACAAATTAGCTTTGTTCAGCCATGTACATAAGTGTAGGTAGGTCATCCCAGGGTTtgtctgtcctgttgctagtgACCCCCACTGGTAATCTGGGTGTCTGCAGTTCtgtctgtttaaatgtgtacatgAAGTGCAGGCATGGTGCGCAGCAAGGGCAAGTACTGGCATGGGGAATGTGGTGCATAAAGAAGTGGTGGTGACATGAACTGTTTCAGCAGAGAGCATGCTTTTCTACCCTCCTCAACTGAACAGTAGGGGTTGCAGCAACAGGGGGTAGGTATGACACAACCAGACATTcaaaattggggaaaaaatggagaaaaatcaCTGACAATTCAAAACCAGTCCAAATAAATGCTCAGTTATATGCTCCCACCTGCAGGACCTTGCTGTGTACAACAGTGCCAATAGTTCCAGCGCAGAGCCTGGGTGCCAGACCGTTGAAGAGGCCTGACTTCCCATCGATCTTTGTGATGTgtttagctaaaaaaaaacaaaaaaaaaacaaaaagaaaacaagacgTGCATCACATGGTTAAGAAACATACTTTTCAACATCaacatataataaatataaataaagcaaatttcCTGAACTGTAGTAAGATAAAGTACTTTCCTTGGACCTATTTGGATGTTCATTGTGCCCTCACAACCCTCCACCCctacaaaaatgtttatgttcTAGCATGGTCTTACCATATGCAAAAAGTCCTGGCAGCTGGTAGACCTGTCTGCCAAAAATATTTCTTCCTatggtgggagggaggggttcATGCCCAACCTGTAACAGAATTTATTGGTCAAAGAAGAAAATCCAATTCTATATGTAAAAGTAACTAAGTTAGTTTGAAACAAGAACAGTGCTTCTCAAGGACTGGGTACTTGTCTAGGCCTTGGCACCATACTGAAGACCCGTTTATAATGTGGGCAGACAGGTTTCAACTCCTGCCATTGGTCGAATCAGTTCCTTGTTTTCATGCCTTTTGATTGGATCTCGCCAGTGCTTCCCAAATTTTCTCCTATTGTGGTCATCCTGTCTATTCCCACTTACTTCCAACTGAATGGAATTTTGTGCTGGTGGAAGTCTACATTACCTGTATCAATTTCATTCAAAACCAATCAACAGTTAATAATAATCTATTTTATATGCACTTCCGAGGGTTTGTATACTAACTTCAAATGCTTAGCGACCTAGTTTAAATAAGTAACTTACCAGGAAATTATACAGTATTGAACGCTTGGTGGAAACCgtccatattttttcagttggaTTATCACCATACCATATTTACATCttcaaaatgacaatttaaagATGGAAAATGGCGAGCACAGATGAGGACTGCTAGCCGTCTGGCTGTTAACATTAATACGTTAGCACAGTCAGTTTTCTACTTGGCAAATTCAAGGACTCAAACACTTCCAGAGCTTCACAACTGTTTGTCTAGTTGGGTTATAGTATTAAATAGCTGACAGTTAGCAACTTCCCAAACTATTATAAGATtgcttttacaaaaacaacGACCGTTAACGTGCTTACAGCTAGATAAGTATCTCATAGTCTAGCCTGACAGCTAGATAGCAAGGTAGACAGGATATTTACTAGCCTACACCTCGCTAATGCGCTATACACCCACATTGCAGTACAGTTCTACAATCTCGGTGGGCCGAAGGACGccctttcagaaacacatgctTGCGTTGGGTGCCGACAATCGGTTGAAATGCATTCCCTATACCTTGACATGGCTgttaagtagctagctagctaatcatgACACAAAAGTTCAAATGTTTCGAAGCACTTCAAACTCATATTTCACCTAAAGTGGTCACTATGAAAGTCAAATTTATAAATGACATCCTGTGACGTCACGGTGTCAAAAGAATCTCATTGAAAGATGGACTGATACCGATACTTCCTACCGTTGCTAACCGAAAGCAACACACGGTAACAAGAAAAACGACTCCAAAAAACGCTTACTATAACACAAAGTATTAGCCAAATTTAGACAACTGAAACTGTCTGTGTCAGCCGATTGTGCGAGTGAcaactaaattaaaacagctAGCAAGCAACGttagcaagctagttagctagctgaggCTAGCTTCGTCTGGCTAAAGTTGCTAACACGGAAAAataattagttagctagctagatggtAAGCCATGCATTTTTCGAACTGTCTGTATAGAGTTTGTCTCGTCCGCCTCTTACCTGAATTAGCACCTTGATGTACATCAACGGGTGGGAAAGGACGGTAAGTCCACTACCCAACAGCACCTGGCCACACGTGTCCGCCATGACACACAAAACTCGGCAACCTTTCTCAAAGCTGGGAGCGGGGGAAAGGGCACTAGCTAAATGTCACGTGAGACGTGCTCTGCGACGGGACTGTGATCACGTGACCGCCGATCTTTTCACAGCTCACCCTTGCAAATCTATATTTAAAGGCAATGGCAACATGGCTTATGGCTAGGGCAACATCTTTTGTAAATAATCAGATGAAAAATACAGAAGTCCATATGAAAACCAAGCTTTTTCTTGCACATCATGATttcacagggttttttttttaaagtcatttattatatattattgaaacaagtattatttttttcagctgtaaaaaaCGTTATTTATATGAAATGATGTGCCATTGAGCTGAGTGACACTCATATCATGCCTCACATCTTTTTAAATTGGCTACCTGCTATAGCtcaaataaaattcagaacTCTCATTCTAGCCCTCAAAGCAGTAACAAGAATAACATCCACATACTTACATTATATTATCATGCCCTACACTCTTcgaaaaatgtttaaatcttGTGCAGGTACAAGCTTGGTGACTGTAAATATGAAGTGGTAGTGTAAGGTTGTGTGTGTTACGACAGCACCTATAaacctgtgttttttgttataatcactctgcaccagtggagggttttttttttttgcatttcatactTTACACCAGGTAAAGCA encodes the following:
- the mtch2 gene encoding mitochondrial carrier homolog 2, which encodes MADTCGQVLLGSGLTVLSHPLMYIKVLIQVGHEPLPPTIGRNIFGRQVYQLPGLFAYAKHITKIDGKSGLFNGLAPRLCAGTIGTVVHSKVLQRCQKGGRDEETGSSEKGEGSLQHVVNETTKEMIARSCATIVTHPFHVITLRCMVQFIGRETKYCGVIDSIVTIYKEEGILGFFAGLIPRLLGDVLSLWICNMLAHLINTYAIDDTMNHMGEIKNCSQAVTGFFASMLTYPFVLVSNLMAVNNCGLAGGLPPYASVYPTWVDCWRHLSQEGNMSRGNSLFFRKLPAGKTYALDQKRFF